The genomic region CACGCGTCACCATGGGGCATTCGTGTACGACATCAAAATGGGGACTACAAAAAAATTAATCAATAATTATAATGAACAGCTATACGTAAGGGATATCGTAGAAAAAGAAAACGGAACTATCTGGCTGGCCACAGAAAGCGGACTTCTGATCTATGACACCAAATCCAAAACATATTCAAATTTTAAAAAAAGCTATAACGACCCGTATTCATTAACCGATAATGCGCTTTATACGATGACAATAGATAAAGAGGGCGGTACATGGATAGGTAGTTATTTTGGCGGCGTAAATTATCTACCAAAAGAGTTTACACCCTTTAAGAAATATTTCCCTAAAGAGGGCGAAAATAGTATCAGCGGAAATGCCGTAAGAGAAATACACCAGGACAAGAATGGTGATTATTGGATAGGAACAGAAGATGCCGGCTTGAACAAACTAGATGCTAACACCGGTAAATTTCAAACTTTCACTCCTAAAAACTCGAACATTGCCCATTACAATATTCATGGAATTTTACCTTTAGATAATGAACTTTGGGTTGGCACTTTTGAACATGGCCTGGATGTATTCGACATCAATAGTAATCAAATAATTAGGCACTATGAGCAGGAAGAAGGCAACCCTTATAGTATTGGAAATAATTTTATCCTGGATATTTATAAAGGAAGAGACGACAGCGTTTATGTCATGGCTTCCCTGGGCATTTATACCTACAATCGCAAAAAAGATCATTTTAATCCCCTAAAAGGTTTTCCTCAGGATTTTCATTATGCCGCATTTTTAGAAAGTAAAGACGGAACTTTATGGGCCGCAACATATTGGGATGGTCTCTATTATTATAATCCCAAAACACAAAAAAAAGGCTATTTTAGATACGATGGGCAAGATTCTACCAGCATTAGCAGTAATGTGATTAATGGCATTTTTCAGGATTCCAAAGAAAATATTTGGATCACTACAGAAAATGGACTAAACCTCTATCAGCCCACTTCTAATGATTTTAAAAATTATAATACCAGGGATGGTCTTCCCAGCAATGTTAGCTATTCTATTTTAGAAGATGATGATGCCAGTTTATGGATTAGCACTTCAAACGGACTGGTGCATTTTAATCCTTCAAAAGAAAGTTTTAAAACTTACACTAAAGCAAATGGCCTATTAAGTGACCAGTTCAATTATAGTTCAGCTTATAAAAATAACGAAGGCCGAATGTTCTTTGGGAGCGTAAAAGGTTTAGTTAGTTTTCATCCAGATGAATTTATAAAAAACAATTACGATCCGCCGGTTTATATTACCAATCTTAGTATTAATAATGAATCCATAAAAGTAGGAGCTCAAAATTCTCCGCTGGAAAAATCGATTACTGAAACCTCAAAAATCATCTTAACTGCAGATCAATCTACTTTTAGCCTGGATTTTGCGTCACTTAGTTTTACAGCACCAGAAATGACCGAATATGCCTACCGCCTTATAGGGCTTAATGACAAATGGATACCACTAAAAACAAAGCATAGCGTAAATTTCACAGAGTTACCGTCAGGCAATTATATATTTCAGGTAAAAAGTACCAATAGTACAGGGGTAGAAAATAAAGAAACTGCCGCTTTAGAAATTGAAGTTCTTCCTCCCTTTTACTTTAGCAAACTGGCTATTTTCTTATACACTCTAGTATTCATACTACTTTTTGCTCTTTCCCTTAGATATTATCATTATAGGGTACAACGTAAAAATAACCGAAAGATTAAAGCATTTCAGGATGAAAAAGAAAAAGAAATTTATCAGTCTAAAATTGAGTTTTTCACGAACGTAGCCCACGAAATTCGTACCCCGCTAACACTTATCAAAACACCTTTAGAAAAGCTCATTGGCCAAACCAAAGACCAGCCGATAATGCAAAAAAGCCTTTCTATTATGGAAAAAAATACCGAAAGACTTATTAATCTGGTAAATGAATTGTTAGACTTTAGGAAAACAGAAATTGAAAATATAAAACTCACTTTTGTTGAAATTAACATTTCAGAGACGCTTAGGAACACTTATACCAGGTTTAGCGAGCTTATTCAGGAAAAAGCGGTAGATTTTAGGATGAAACTTCCGCAGGAAGAGGTGATGGCTTTTGTTGATGAAGAAGCTATAAAAAAAATTATGAGCAACCTCTTTAATAATGCGATTAAATATGCTAAAAATGAAGTGATCCTGAAGCTGGAAGTCACTGACTCCGAATTTATCTTAAAAGTACAAAACGATGGAAGTTTGATTCCGCAACACCTCAAAAAACGCATATTTGAACCCTTCTTTAGGACGGATGAAGTTTCCAATCAAACCGGTACAGGTATTGGCTTAAGCCTGGCTTACAGTTTAACCGAATTACACAGCGGGCAGCTCATCCTTGCCAATGAAGATACCCATTTAAACACCTTTATCTTAAAATTACCCCTTCGGCAAGAGCAGGAATTTAACTCGTATAAAAAGGAGCCAAAAGTTATCGAACGTCAGCAAGAAGAAATTCCACAGGAAGAAATTATAAACGACACGGCTGAAAACTCAGGAATATTAATCGTGGAAGATAATAGAGAGTTGCTAAAATTTATTGCTGATGATTTTAAAGAAGAATACGCCGTTTTTAAATCTACAAATGCAGAAACAGCTATCGAAATTCTCAAAAAAGAAAATATCTATTTAATCATCAGTGATGTGATGATGAATGGAATGGACGGATTTGAGTTTTGTGAATACGTAAAAACCAATTTAGAAACAAGCCACATACCTGTGATCCTGCTTACTGCCAAAAATGCCATGCAATCAAAAATTCAGGGCTTAGAAGCCGGTGCCGACGCTTATATCGAAAAACCGTTTTCTTTAGAATATCTAAAGGTACAGGTAAGCAATCTTATTGAAAACAGAAGGCATATTATGGAGTTCTATTCCAGCTCCCCGCTTTCGCACATTAAGAGTATTGCTCATACCAAAACCGATGAGAGGTTTATCAATAAACTTGAAAAGTTAATTTACGATAATCTCTCCGATCAAAACCTGAATGTAGACAGCCTTGCCGATATTATGAATATGAGTCGTTCTACCTTATACCGAAAGATCAAAGACCTTTCGAATTTAAGTCCCAATGAACTAATAAACATCGCTCGTTTAAAGAAGGCCGCCGAATTATTACAGTCTGGAGAATATAAGATCTATGAAATTTCTGAAATTGTGGGGTATAAATCACAAACCAGTTTTGGCCGAAATTTCCAAAAACAATTTAAAATGACCCCTAGCGAATATATGAATGGAAAACAGCCTATCGAAGAATAGGCTGTTTTCCACATAACTAAACTACCCCAAGGCAAACCAATGAGGCATTAATTAGAAATTTTTACTTTATCTCCAGGTATTTAATGTTGATTATCAAATAATTGCAACTTCAAAAAGATATTATTGCCAGCCACCGCCAAGACTACGATATAATTCTACATTCGCGATTAGCAATTGATTTTTAATATTGATTAAATTAAGTTCACTTTCCAAAGCGTCACTTTGTGCCGAGATCACTTCCAGATAATTGGCATAACCACCTTTAAAAAGCATTCCGGCATCTTTTAGTCCCTTTTGAGTAACCTCAATACGCTCTTGCGCAATAGCAAATTCTTCCTTTAGCTTCTCCATTTTTGCCAAAGAGTTAGAAACGTCTGCAATCGCTGTAATAAGGTCATCTTTAAAATCTAATTGAGCAATTTCCTTTTGGGATAAGGCGACATTATAATTGGTTTTTAGTTTTCTATTATTAAAAATTGGCTGAAAAATAGCGCCGTTTAACAAAGCAAAACCAGAGCCCACAGGATCAAAAAATTCTTCTAATTTAAACGAATTTAAACCCGCTGAAGCACCAATATTTAATGAAGGATACCGTAACGCATTGGCAACACCGGCATCGGCGTTAGCAGTGATAAGCTCATATTCAGACATGGCCACATCTGGACGGTTTTTAATTAATTCTAAAGGTACTCCTGAAGTATATCTCTCTTGAAATTCTATATCCTCGAAATCGGTATCAATTTGTATTTCTCTAGGGGAGCGTCCTAATAAACGGTTCAGCTTATTTTCCATAATCACATACTGACGCTCTAACTGCGGAATTAAAGTTTTGGCCTTTAACTTTTGTGATTTTGTTTGCTGAATGGCCAGCGAAGTAGACTCTCCTGCATCGTATTGCAACTGTACGATATTTAAAGTACTATCGCTTAGGGCATAGTTTTTCTGGGCAACCTCTATCTGCGATTTAAGCATTACAAGATTAAAATAGGTTGCAGCAACTTCTGAAATTAGCGAAGTTTGCACTGCTTTTTTAAACTCCTTACTCTTCATAAACTGCGCACGGGCCGCTTCTTTTTGCCAACGTAATTTCCCCCATACATCAATTTCCCAGTTGGCCTGCAAAGCAGAGGCATATTCTAAACGCTCGGTATAAAAGCTCTCCGGAGGATTTTCCCCATGGTTTCTTCTGGCACGATTAGAACCATAGTTATTAAAATTTTCAGAGTAATAATCCCTACGGTACTCTGCCGGTCTCGCATTTAAGGAGGGGAAAAAATTTGCCTTAGACTGCGCAAGTTCCTCCATTCCAATTTCCATGTTTTTCATGGCTTTTTGCAAATCGATATTGTTTACTAAAGCCGTATCGATTAGGTTTTGTAATGTCCTATCTGTAATATAATCTTTCCATGGAATTTCAGACATTGGGATGGTATCATTATTCACTTCGTTTGAATTTAGTGAATCTACAGCTAAGGTCTCCTCTTTCTTTCCTCCCGCATAAAATTCTGAGGAAACATCATCACCAAAATCCGGGCGCGTATATTCTTCTCCTACTTTACAACTCACCACAAAGATCATTGCAAAAGCCCCTAGAGCAGCTTTTACAAATCCTGCTGAAAGTTTTGATTTATTGTTTGAATTTATAGTTGAAAGAAAACTCGTTTTCATCTTCGTTTTTTTAATTGATTTTGGTTTACTCGGCATAACGTTCCAGATTCATTTTATCATGAAGTACCTGAAATACATAAGCCAAAACAGGAATTATAAAAATACCCAAAACAATTCCGCTTATCATTCCACCTGCAGTACCAATACTAACCGAGTGATTTCCCTGTGCTGATGAACCTTCGGCAAACATTAACGGTACTAATCCTACGGTAAATGCCAAAGACGTCATAATAATGGGCCTAATCCTTAATGCACTGGCCTCGATCACCGCATCGAAGGCGGTAAAACCTGCCCTTCGCTTTTGAGCTACAAACTCTACAATCAAAATAGAGTTCTTGGCCAGTAAACCAATAAGCATTATAATACCAATTTGGACATAAATATTATTGTCGATCCCTGCGATATTAATAGCTGTAAACACCCCAAAAATACCTACCGGCAATGACAACATTACGGCCAATGGTAATAAGAAGCTTTCGTACTGTGAAGCCAGAATAAAATATACCAGTAAGATGATGATGATAAACACAATAATCGTATCCCCGCCAGAATTCTTTTCTTCTAAACTCATACTCGTCCACTCATAACTTAAAGTAGCCGGAAGTTTCTTGGCGGTAAGATCTTCGATCATATTCATTACATCCCCGGTACTATATCCTTTTGCGGGAGTAACATTTATTTTTGCTGCATTATAAAGATTGTAACGGTTAACAACCTCTGGGCCGTAGGTTTGTTTAAGTTTTACAATCGTATTAACCGGCACCATTTCACCTTCATCATTTTTCACAAAAATACTATTAAATGATTCCGGGGATTCCCTAAACTGAATATCAGATTGCATGTAAACACCGTACTGTCTGCTAAACCGGTTAAAATCTCCCGGCTGAACCCTACCAAAGTAAGACTGGATAGTAAACATCATATCTTTTACGCTTACCCCCATGTTCTTTGCCTTTTCGTAATCTATATCCAAACGATATTGTGGGAAATTAGGATTGAACGACGTAAAGGCATTTTCAACTTCCTTCTGATTATTAAGGGTATTCATAAATTCATTTACAATCTGTCCAAAATCACCTAAATCACCATCAGCCCTATCTTGAAGCATAAACTGCACTCCGTCAAAATTACCAAACCCCTGTACGGTAGGCCTTGGATACATATTAAAATCGGTTTCCGGTATTTCATCTAATTTTGACAATAAATCTTTAATCACTGCCTGAATCTCATGGATTTCGCCACGATCATCTGCGGGGTTTAATTGCACATAAGCTAAACCAGAAGAAGGACTATTAGCATTGTCTACTACATTAAAACCAGATACTGTATTCACTCCTTTTACTGCGGGTTGCTGTTGCAATATCGAATCAGCTTTTCTTAAGGCAACATTTGTTCGATGCAATGAAGATCCCTCTGGCATTTTCATGGATAAAATCAGGAAGTTATCATCCTCTGTAGGAATAAATCCACTGGGCGTAATTTTAGATAAAAATACGGTTAGACCAATAATAACTGCCAAGGCTCCCAGACCAACCCATTTTCTATTTAAAATCCAACGAACGGCATTTAAATATTTTTGTGTAAAACGATCAAAGAAAGTGTCGAATTTCCTAAATCCTTTTCTACGTAACACTTTAGCCTTTCTAAACTGCCTGTAATTCGAAATTGCTCTTGCAATACCTCGTTTATCCTTTTTTCTATCTTTTTTCCCGAAGAAAATTTTACTTAGAACCGGTGTTAAAGTAAGCGCATTGATCGCAGAAATTAATACGGCAAATATAATTGTGTAAGCAAACTCCTGATAAAATACCCCTACAGGACCGCTTAAAAATCCAACCGGCACAAACACCGCTGCAATTACTACCGTAATCGAGATAATAGCTCCGGTAATCTCGTCCATTGCAGAACTTACGGCCTCTTTAACCGGCATTTTATGATGTGTCATTTTTTCGTGTATAGCCTCCATCACCACAATGGCATCATCTACCACAATACCAATAGCCAACACCAGGGAGAACATACTTAAAACATTCATCGAGGCCCCTATGATATTTAAGAAAAAGAAAGTACCTAATAAAGATGCCGGGATAGAAATTGCAGTAATTAAGGTTGCCCTAAAATCCTGAAGGAAAATAAAAACCACCAGGAAAACCAAAATAAAGGCTTCGACAAGGGTGTGTTCCACCTGACTCATCGATTCGTCGATCTGGTTTCTTACACTATAGGTGATTTCGTAATGTACATCATCTGGAAATAAACGTGACTGCTCTTCTAGGATCTCACGAATACGACTATCGATTTCCATTGCGTTGGCTCCATTTTGCTGTACGATATCTATGGTTACCGATGGTTTTCCGTTTAATCTATTCTCACTGGTATAATTAGAAGCACCAAATTCTACTCTTGCAATATCCCTTAAATGTAACGAGGTTTCATCTTTAGTTTTAATTACCAGATTTTCGTAATCTTCGGGCTGGCTAAATCGGCCATCGTGCTTCATGATAATTTCAAAAAGCTCTTCTGAATTTTCTCCGAATTTACCTGGTGCCGCCTCGAAGTTTTGATCTTTAATCTGATTATAAACATCACGTGGCGTTAACTGGTAAGAAGCCATTTTCTGCGGATTCAACCAAATTCTCATAGCGTAATCACGCTGTCTTAAAATAGAAGCTTCAGCAAGCCCGTCTACACGCTTTAATTCCCTACGAATATTAATTCTGGTAAATGCGTTTAAGAAGGTTTCGTCGTAAGTAGGATCATCACTATAAATATTGATCGTCATGATACTCCCTTTCATCCTTTTCGTCACCGATATCCCTGCTTCAGAAACTTCAGTTGGGATCATAGAAGTAATGGTAGAAATTCGGTTTTGAATATCGACAGCAGCCAGATCTGGATCTGTCCCGGGTTTAAAATAAACGGTTACACGCCCTCTACCCGAGTTGGTTGCGGTAGAATTCGCATAAGACATATTTTCTGTCCCGTTAATAGCCTCTTCAATAGGCAATAAAACAGATTTTGCTACAGTTTCAGCGTTACCTCCTGGATAATATACCTGTACACTAACACTGGGCGGAGCAATTTCCGGAAAACGTTCTACCGGTAAAGAGGTGATACTTGCCGCCCCGGCTAAAAGCAATATGATAGTGATAACCAGTGTAAGGACTGGCCTTTTTATTATTTTCTTAAACATGCAATTTTATTTGATTGGGTAGTTAAAGTGAGCTTATTCCTGAACCTGGGATAACAAACGGCCTCTTTCAATAGGCTTTACTTTAATGCCGTTGGCCAACTTATCCAAACCAGAAAGCACGATACGATCGTCTGGGGATAAACTTTTAGAACTTACGATATAATTATCTCCAGATCTTCCTTCAGTTATAATCTCTTTACGTTGTGCTATATTATTTTCATCTAAAACAAAAACGAATTTTTTATCCTGAATAAATGTTGTGGCACTTTGAGGTACTAAAATAGCTTTTGGATAAATTTCTTCCATTAAAATTTTACCAGTATTTCCCGATCTTAACAGAGTATCTGGGTTTTGGAATCTCGCCCTTAAAGTAATAGAACCAGTATTACGGTCGATTTGCCCAGAATTAGCATCTACCTTCCCGGTATGTTCGTAAACAGATCCGTCGGCTAAAACCAACTTTACCTTATTATTCATTTTATTGTAAAGAGTATCGTTTTTTGCTCTTTCGTAATACAAATAATCAGACTCGCTCATAGAGAAATACACATAAATATCATCTACTTTAGATAATATGGTAAGTGGTTTTTCATCTGTTTGCTTAACAACGTTACCTGGAGATTTAGGAATTCTTCCCATAAAGCCGCTTACGGGAGCTTTAATTGTGGTAAAATTGAGATTGATTCTCATATTGGCTGCCTGTGCCTGCGCTCTTTCTAAGGAAGATAAGGCTACCTGATAATCGGCTTCTACAGATTTCTTTCGTACTTCAGAAATCACTTCGTTATCAATTAGTGGTTGTAAACGGTCTAAATCACTTTTTGCTTTTTCGACTTTTGCTCTCTCTAAAGCTACATTGGCCATTGCGTTTTTATAATCTTCCATATAAGGCTGACTATTAACTTTAAATAATGGCTGTCCTTTTTCAACAAAATCACCTTCATCTACATAAATTTCTTCTAAAATCCCATCTACCTGAGGACGAATTTCTACTGTTTCAACTCCTTCTATAGAACCGATATATTCAAAACCTTTAGAGGCATTTTGCTCTTTAAGGGATACCACTGGCAGCGGTAATCCTTCATCCACCTTTTCTTCTTCCTTGCAGGAAGTAAGGCTTAAAAGAGTACATGAAATGAAAAGTATTGCAAATTTGTTCACCATTGAAAATTTATATTTCTTATCCATAAGTAGAGATTATTTCTGTTATGGATGTAACAATTTACATACCTTTTGATTTCAAACGTTCTCGTATATGATTTTTAATACTTTTTTATGAGTTTTTGGGGTATTCCGCACTTAGCACCACCACACAATTTGTTGATTAATGCCACACATTAAAGAGTCAGTACGTCTAACCCAAATTTTAAAATCATAGCCATTGAATACGGAAAGCCTTAAAAACAAAAAAGCCTCTTCCCGAATCAACGGAAAAAAGCTTCTCATTGGTATTCCCAAAGCTAAAAAGCCTTAAAAGGTTTACCTACAAGTTCCAATTTCTTGGAACAAACAACACAACTAAATTTTAAGATTCAAAAAATATTTTTTTTAAATCTACGAGTGACCTAAATCACCTATATTTTTGTTTTCCCTGTTTTAGGAATTTTTTTAACCTCTTATTAATTGTCGAAAATTAAACAATAATTAAAAAAAGGGCTGACAAATCTACAATCTAATTTTAAATTAAACAAATCTGCTATTAATGATAAATTTAGATATAATTAAATTATAGCTATTAACGTTTTATAGAAAACCGCGTCTAATCGTTGATGAAAAATAACCAAAAGATCATTCTAGATTTAAAGAAAGGCAAAACAACAAGCTTTAAAGAGATCTATTTTCTTTATTACGATAAACTTTTTCATATCTGCAAAAAATTCAATTTTAAAGTATTCACCCCACAAGATTTTATTCAGGAAACCTTTTTAAAAATCTACAAAAACAGGCATCAGTTAAAAGAAGATGTGCCGCTAGAAGCACAGATTATAGTGATTTGTAAAAACATTATTTTCAATCATCTTAACCGGGAGAAAAAAATAATTCCGCTTCAACCCGATTTTCTTAACAGTAAAATAGAAAACGACGAGCCGGAAAATGAGACCAACTTCAAAAAAGAAAAGCTACATAAATTAATAGAAGAACTTCCGGTTCAACAAAAAAAGATTTTCAAGTTACACAAAATCGACAATTATTCTTACCAGGAAATTGCTAGCCTTACCCAACTTTCACAAAAAACGATCGCCAACCATATTTACCTGGCAAATAATTTTATCCGAAAAAATATCAAAAAGGCTTAGGAACTTTTACGCACCCAATTGTATTGTATAAAAATGCTCAATATGATTTTCGAGATTTATAAATTAGATATTATCGAACAGGAGCGATTGGTTTATCTTTTAAAGGTACTGGCGTTCAATTTTTCAGATTGTGAAATTCATCCTTTTACTCTAGAAGATGAAATTTTAATTATTGTATCTTCTAAAACAGAAATTAAAGATCACTTTCTCACTAGCATTAAAAGCGAAGGATTTAATTGCGAACTACTTAAAGCTTCCTGATGAAGAAAAGCGAAATCGAAAAAAAATTCGATAAGTACTGGAAAGAAAATTCACCTGAAATTCCTTCCACCGAAAAAGAAAAGTCCTGGGAAAAATTCTCTAGTAATCATTTAAAACATCCTTATCCTAAAACCTCTACTTTCATAAAGTATGCTGCTGCTATTGCGATAATGGTGATTTTAGGAACTGGTTTTTACATCATAAATCGTATCAATCAACCAGTACAGCAAATTGCTTCCGTCATACATATTGAAAATCCAGGAAATAAACTTAAATTGATTTTTTTACCTGATAGTAGTGAAATTAGGCTTCAATCACATTCAAAAATCACTTATTCTAAAGACTATAGCAATAATCGGGAGGTTTCTTTGCAAGGAAATGCCTTTTTTAAAGTTAGAAAAGACAAAAATCATCCTTTTAAAGTGATTAATAACAAAACCATAACTACGGCTTTAGGAACGTCCTTTACCATTGCTGAAAATGAAATCCAGACGCGTGTGAAATTGCATGAAGGCAAAGTAAAAATGACTGTTCAGGGGCAATCTAAAAACTGGATTTTGTTACCGGGAGAAGAATTTATTCTTGAAGATGGAGCGACTAAGATCCAGCATTTCAAAAACCATATAGACTTTGAAAAAGAGAGTGTAAAAAACATCATTAGTTTTCTTGAGCAGGAATATGCATTTAAAATAGCTGTTCCAGAAGCTTTTTTAAGTAAACAAATCACACTGCGGATAAAGAAAGAAGAAGATATTGAGATCCCTCTAAAAATACTTGCAGAAATACACAATCTTAACTACAGCATAGATCGCTTCAATAACAAGGTGATCTTTAGAAAGCAAACGTCTGCACCAACCAATAATATTATTAAGAAATGAAATATTTTTTAATCTGTTTTATATGTATTTATGGCTTCGGCCTTAACTGCCAAAATCTCACCATAAAGATTGAAAAAGGGAATACGATGAATACGCTTAAAGATCAGATCGAAAAACAATCTGATTATAAACTGGCTTATGCCGAAGAAATTAGTTCTCAACTCACTTTTAATATCGAGATGGATTATGAAAACATCAGTATCAGCGATTTAATCAAAGAACTTAACCATAAACTTCCGCACGATTTTAAGGCGTTGGGTAATAATATTACAATAAAACCCCATGGAATCAAGATGGATACTCAGTCACCCCACACTCTTTCGGGAAGTATTTATGACGAGAATAATCAGCCTCTTTTTGGAGCCAGTATTACAGTTCAGAAACTTCAAAAAGGGACGACTACCGATGAGGAAGGCAAATTCTCACTGCAGCTTCCGCAGGGAAGACATGAAGTCACCATTAGCTTTTTAGGATATAATACCATTACTAAAATCATCTTACTTAATCGCGATATGGATTGGAGCCTTCAAATGCAACCTGGCGGTGAAACCTTAGAAGAAGTGATTATTGAACAAAATAATAAGGCGACAAATATTAAAAAACCCCAAATGAGCATGAACAGCCTTAGCATGAAAGAAATTAAGCAAATACCGGTAGCTTTGGGGGAACCCGATCCTTTAAAATCTTTACTTACACTGCCGGGAGTTACTAATGCAGGTGAAGGTTCGTCAGGATTT from Zunongwangia profunda SM-A87 harbors:
- a CDS encoding RNA polymerase sigma factor gives rise to the protein MKNNQKIILDLKKGKTTSFKEIYFLYYDKLFHICKKFNFKVFTPQDFIQETFLKIYKNRHQLKEDVPLEAQIIVICKNIIFNHLNREKKIIPLQPDFLNSKIENDEPENETNFKKEKLHKLIEELPVQQKKIFKLHKIDNYSYQEIASLTQLSQKTIANHIYLANNFIRKNIKKA
- a CDS encoding FecR family protein; translation: MKKSEIEKKFDKYWKENSPEIPSTEKEKSWEKFSSNHLKHPYPKTSTFIKYAAAIAIMVILGTGFYIINRINQPVQQIASVIHIENPGNKLKLIFLPDSSEIRLQSHSKITYSKDYSNNREVSLQGNAFFKVRKDKNHPFKVINNKTITTALGTSFTIAENEIQTRVKLHEGKVKMTVQGQSKNWILLPGEEFILEDGATKIQHFKNHIDFEKESVKNIISFLEQEYAFKIAVPEAFLSKQITLRIKKEEDIEIPLKILAEIHNLNYSIDRFNNKVIFRKQTSAPTNNIIKK